The Patescibacteria group bacterium genome window below encodes:
- a CDS encoding immunoglobulin-like domain-containing protein yields the protein MPKYISPTLFIIINSLFFIPALTQASTYTVTKTTDTADGTCDVGDCSLREAVIAANANAAADTIVLGSNTYTLSITNVSDDEDVAATGDLDLTDANGVTMQGNGYSNTIISATGLGDRVLEIAANATVINVTLSGGNLNVPDSGIVQGGGVFISSGTVSFSDCKVSNNSITSYTAAANGGGVYLSSPATVTMTNCIISGNSVLNPDGAGMVASGGGIFVDSSSTLRLSAVTVSGNTANGTNAYGGGLGVNGGSVTITNATISGNAVTAKVVNAGGGAIYAAESATIETAFSTITNNTVSGGSDASGGGIYSANSTALNIRNSIVAGNSATTIGSNCYTNSGDITSFGYNIADGTSCSSFFATGDAISTDPLLVALADNGGPVQTHAISSSSPAKDVIPAVRCTDYTLAAVTTDARGVPRPDHTSCDIGAYELDQTAPVITVIGSNSVTIEYGATYTDAGTSVLDNFDDDVAVSASSISTTTLGIQIITFTATDDSGNVGTATRTVNVVDTTAPTITLTGDNPLTLTQGDTYTEPGYVVSDAADAAPTVVVTGSVDTATVGSYTLTYTVTDASTNSSSTRRTVNVISRGAATNVTTANDGSITITYADSSTRTFTIFSGDTKKPLAALAGDGLLVAVLRGNGRVVKLVDVSTGAIIDQASVRRKTQTNSKLLVHNFYSDAKEEIIIATRRNRTVKLSSLSLSANQTLTKRKTVITVTAKARTIKLKRKVNKVLVKQGSKTIIRASVQKSAALVQL from the coding sequence ATGCCTAAATACATTTCTCCCACATTATTCATAATTATAAATTCTTTATTCTTCATTCCTGCCCTTACTCAGGCTAGTACTTATACAGTTACCAAAACAACCGATACAGCCGATGGCACATGTGATGTCGGTGACTGTTCATTAAGAGAAGCGGTGATTGCTGCCAATGCTAATGCTGCCGCTGATACAATTGTATTAGGTAGTAATACATATACATTAAGTATTACTAATGTTAGTGATGATGAAGATGTTGCCGCGACGGGTGATCTAGACCTGACCGATGCAAATGGTGTTACCATGCAAGGTAATGGTTATAGCAATACAATAATTAGTGCGACGGGGTTGGGAGACAGAGTCTTAGAAATAGCTGCTAATGCCACTGTAATTAATGTCACTTTATCGGGCGGGAATCTCAATGTACCTGATAGCGGTATAGTACAGGGTGGAGGTGTTTTTATCTCGAGTGGTACAGTTAGTTTTTCTGATTGTAAAGTTAGTAATAATAGCATAACGTCATATACTGCGGCCGCTAACGGTGGTGGGGTCTATCTGTCATCACCCGCTACTGTGACTATGACGAATTGTATTATTTCTGGTAATAGTGTGCTAAATCCAGATGGAGCCGGTATGGTAGCTAGTGGTGGTGGCATATTTGTTGATTCCAGTTCAACCTTAAGACTGAGTGCAGTTACTGTTAGTGGTAATACGGCAAATGGTACCAATGCTTATGGCGGTGGCTTAGGTGTTAATGGAGGTTCAGTAACAATCACTAATGCAACAATCAGCGGTAATGCAGTGACCGCAAAAGTAGTAAATGCTGGCGGTGGAGCGATTTATGCGGCGGAATCTGCCACAATTGAAACAGCTTTTTCCACTATTACCAATAACACCGTATCAGGTGGTAGTGATGCCAGTGGCGGTGGAATTTATAGTGCAAATTCAACCGCGTTAAACATAAGAAATTCCATTGTCGCAGGTAATTCTGCAACGACGATTGGTTCAAATTGTTATACTAATTCTGGAGATATTACATCTTTTGGTTACAATATTGCCGATGGTACAAGCTGTTCATCATTTTTTGCGACGGGCGATGCTATTAGTACCGATCCATTGTTAGTTGCTTTAGCTGATAATGGTGGCCCAGTACAAACTCATGCCATTAGTTCGTCATCACCGGCTAAAGATGTAATACCAGCAGTTAGATGTACAGATTATACTTTGGCGGCAGTCACTACTGATGCGCGTGGTGTGCCTCGCCCCGATCATACTAGTTGTGACATAGGTGCCTATGAATTAGATCAAACTGCTCCGGTAATAACTGTGATAGGTTCTAATTCTGTTACTATTGAATACGGTGCAACTTATACCGATGCTGGAACTAGTGTGTTAGACAACTTTGATGATGACGTAGCCGTGTCGGCTTCTAGTATTTCTACAACAACATTAGGTATACAAATTATTACGTTTACTGCCACCGATGATTCAGGTAATGTCGGTACAGCCACGCGCACAGTCAATGTGGTTGATACCACCGCTCCAACGATTACGCTCACTGGAGATAATCCACTCACTTTAACTCAAGGTGATACTTACACTGAACCAGGTTATGTTGTCAGTGATGCCGCTGATGCTGCTCCAACTGTTGTTGTCACCGGTTCCGTTGATACCGCAACAGTTGGTTCATATACTTTAACATACACTGTCACTGATGCCTCCACTAATTCCAGCTCAACTAGGCGTACAGTAAATGTCATATCTCGCGGTGCTGCTACCAATGTAACGACGGCTAATGATGGATCAATTACCATTACCTATGCTGATAGTTCAACTAGAACCTTTACGATTTTTTCCGGTGATACCAAAAAACCCTTAGCGGCTCTAGCCGGTGATGGATTGTTAGTAGCTGTGTTACGCGGTAATGGTCGAGTAGTAAAATTGGTCGATGTCTCGACGGGTGCAATTATCGACCAAGCATCTGTTCGGCGCAAGACACAAACTAACAGTAAATTATTAGTACATAACTTCTATAGTGATGCCAAAGAAGAAATAATTATTGCCACGCGGCGTAATAGAACTGTTAAACTATCCTCATTGTCTTTATCGGCTAATCAGACTCTTACAAAAAGAAAGACAGTTATCACAGTTACAGCCAAAGCCAGAACGATTAAATTAAAACGCAAAGTTAATAAAGTGTTAGTGAAACAGGGTAGCAAAACCATTATTCGGGCGAGTGTACAAAAGAGTGCGGCTCTAGTACAATTGTAG